One window of the Saccopteryx bilineata isolate mSacBil1 chromosome 2, mSacBil1_pri_phased_curated, whole genome shotgun sequence genome contains the following:
- the SSBP1 gene encoding single-stranded DNA-binding protein, mitochondrial, which translates to MFRRPVFQVLHQFVRHESEIASSLVLERSLNRVQLLGRVGQDPVMRQAEGKNPVTIFSLATNEMWKSGENETYQIGDVSQKTTWHRISVFRPGLRDVAYQYVKKGSRVYVEGKVDYGEYMDKNNVRRQATTIIADNIIFLSDQTKEKA; encoded by the exons ATGTTTCGAAGACCTGTATTCCAG GTGCTTCATCAGTTTGTAAGACATGAGTCTGAAATAGCAAGCAGCTTGGTTCTTGAAAGAT CTCTGAATCGTGTGCAGTTACTTGGGCGAGTGGGTCAGGACCCTGTCATGAGGCAGGCAGAAGGGAAAAACCCAGTCACAATATTTTCTCTCGCAACAAATGAGATGTGGAAGTCAGGAGAAAATGAAACGTACCAAATAG GGGATGTCAGTCAGAAGACAACGTGGCACAGAATTTCAGTATTCCGACCGGGCCTCCGAGATGTGGCCTATCAGTATGTGAAAAAGGG gtcTCGAGTTTATGTGGAAGGGAAAGTAGACTATGGCGAATACATGGATAAAAATAATGTGAGGCGGCAAGCAACAACAATCATAGCTG ATAACATTATATTTCTGAGTGACCAGACAAAAGAGAAGGCGTAG